In a genomic window of Vigna angularis cultivar LongXiaoDou No.4 chromosome 6, ASM1680809v1, whole genome shotgun sequence:
- the LOC108342274 gene encoding potassium channel KAT3, whose protein sequence is MSLSCAKNFFQRFWQAEYQMGNIPHGSFLANDDLLPSLGARINQEIRLRRYVISPFNPRYRAWELVLVVLVIYSAWICPFEFAFLPYKENALFIIDNIVNGFFAIDIVLTFFVAYLDHHSYLLVDDPKRIAIRYLSSWFAFDVCSTIPFQSFSFLFTNSGSELGFKVFNMFRLWRLRRVSSLFARLEKDIRFNYFWIRCTKLIAVTLFAVHCAGCFNYLIADRYPDSKRTWIGAVYPNFKEESLWDRYVTAIYWSIVTLTTTGYGDLHAENTREMLFDIAYMLFNLGLTSYIIGNMTNLVVHWTSRTRNFRDTVKAASEFASRNHLPHRIQDQMLSHICLRFKTEGLKQQETLNDLPKAIRSSIAHHLFFPVVQKVYLFQGASHDFLFQLISDMEAEYFPPKEDVILQNESSTELYVLVSGAVDLVRYIDGHDNVHGKAVAVDAFGEIGVLYQIPQPFTVRTTELSQILRLNKTSLMNVLQANPGDAQIIMDNLLMRLKGREDFGFEFLCTDSGRFPNELLQGDHATRSYSHECTNNSHEHSLMGEGECIDIRKPEIGLRNVTNDDDLVTKHSVIPERDTREARAPARKGNLDVVEILLERESNPNANSIGWTQNALAKQPKNKRICDPKRSHEKEKLDEFRIEIEEPEILLDRDSSTRNRRHGGIRSIKYSKEKISTNSNSRNSNCPSDIESARLPKKRVTIQLLHECRSSSQGSHGKLIILPDSLEELLKIAGEKFGGLNPTKVVNTENAEIDDINVIRDGDRLFLLCCDNENLCS, encoded by the exons ATGTCGCTTTCCTGTGCCAAAAACTTCTTCCAGAGGTTCTGGCAAGCTGAATACCAAATGGGTAATATTCCCCATGGAAGCTTTTTGGCCAATGATGATCTCCTGCCATCTCTTGGAGCCAGAATTAACCAGGAAATTAGACTTAGAAGATACGTAATCTCCCCTTTCAATCCTCGCTATAG GGCTTGGGAGTTGGTACTGGTTGTTCTAGTCATATACTCAGCTTGGATTTGCCCATTTGAGTTTGCCTTTCTGCCTTACAAGGAAAATGCACTattcatcatagacaacattgTCAATGGTTTCTTTGCAATTGACATAGTGTTGACATTCTTTGTTGCATACCTTGACCACCATTCTTATCTTCTTGTTGATGATCCGAAGAGGATTGCAATCAG GTACCTATCTTCCTGGTTTGCTTTTGATGTCTGCTCAACAATACCGTTTCAGTCCTTCAGCTTCCTCTTCACGAATAGTGGCAGTGAGCTTGGCTTCAAAGTTTTTAACATGTTTCGGTTATGGCGTTTGAGACGAGTCAGTTCTCTGTTTGCAAG GCTCGAAAAGGACATTCGCTTCAATTATTTCTGGATTAGGTGCACAAAGCTCATTGCT GTGACCTTATTTGCTGTGCACTGTGCGGGATGCTTTAACTATCTCATTGCAGATAGGTACCCAGATTCCAAAAGAACCTGGATTGGTGCTGTGTACCCAAATTTCAAAGAAGAAAGTCTTTGGGACAGATATGTCACTGCAATATACTGGTCCATTGTCACTCTTACTACCACTGGCTATGGGGATTTACATGCTGAGAACACAAGAGAGATGTTGTTTGATATCGCTTACATGCTGTTCAACTTGGGTTTAACTTCCTATATCATTGGAAACATGACTAACCTTGTAGTCCACTGGACCAGCCGTACCAGAAATTTT AGAGACACAGTCAAAGCAGCTTCTGAATTTGCATCAAGAAATCATTTGCCCCATCGCATACAAGATCAGATGTTGTCACATATATGTTTGAGGTTTAAAACTGAAGGACTGAAGCAGCAAGAAACATTGAATGATCTTCCAAAGGCAATTCGTTCAAGCATTGCACACCATCTGTTTTTTCCTGTCGTGCAAAAGGTCTACCTTTTCCAAGGAGCCTCACATGATTTCCTTTTCCAACTG ATTTCAGATATGGAAGCTGAATATTTCCCACCCAAGGAAGATGTCATACTACAAAACGAGTCCTCCACGGAACTTTATGTGCTGGTTTCAGGGGCAGTG GATCTGGTTCGCTACATCGATGGGCATGATAAT GTTCATGGGAAGGCAGTTGCAGTTGATGCGTTTGGAGAGATTGGAGTTTTGTATCAGATACCCCAGCCTTTTACAGTTCGTACAACAGAACTTTCTCAGATTTTAAGACTCAACAAAACATCCTTAATGAATGTTTTACAAGCAAATCCAGGAGACGCACAAATTATAATGGATAACCTTTTAATG AGGTTGAAGGGGCGTGAAGATTTTGGCTTTGAATTTCTATGCACAGATTCTGGGCGGTTTCCAAATGAACTGCTTCAAGGAGATCATGCAACACGAAGCTATTCTCACGAGTGTACAAATAATTCACATGAGCATTCATTAATGGGTGAAGGAGAGTGCATAGATATTAGAAAGCCTGAGATCGGTTTGCGTAATGTGACTAATGATGATGATTTAGTCACTAAACATAGCGTGATCCCCGAGCGTGATACAAGAGAAGCTCGTGCCCCTGCACGCAAAGGGAATCTAGATGTTGTTGAAATTCTGCTGGAAAGAGAATCAAATCCTAACGCAAATTCCATAGGGTGGACACAAAATGCTCTAGCAAAACAGCCGAAAAACAAGAGAATTTGTGACCCAAAAAGGAGTCATGAAAAGGAGAAGTTGGATGAATTTAGAATAGAGATAGAGGAGCCAGAAATCCTCCTTGACAGGGATAGCTCAACGAGAAACAGAAGACATGGTGGGATTAGATCTATCAagtattcaaaagaaaaaataagcaCAAACTCCAATTCAAGAAATTCTAACTGTCCAAGTGATATCGAATCGGCAAGGCTTCCCAAGAAGAGAGTAACAATCCAGTTGCTACATGAATGCAGGAGTAGCTCACAGGGAAGCCATGGAAAATTAATAATCCTGCCCGATTCGTTAGAAGAACTGCTCAAAATTGCCG GTGAAAAATTTGGCGGCTTGAACCCTACAAAAGTAGTAAATACAGAGAATGCAGAGATAGATGACATAAATGTAATCCGAGATGGCGATCGTCTCTTTCTTCTGTGCTGCGATAACGAAAATCTGTGTTCGTGA